From Marinobacter alexandrii, one genomic window encodes:
- a CDS encoding aspartyl protease family protein, which translates to MKKYHFLSLLFLILFGTKLCAQIATMPFEMHNSHIILKFKDATGVDRSFVFDTGAECTVFDAKLAEKIGLKPDGQVTVTGVSGRRSLGYVLNQSLFLSKEISLNNIHFILSDLLHIDQSYDGIIGYDLLQKYIVKIDYINQELAFFERVQETDIMEHKPIAFQFYNDTKIPQFNVSMTLENNEKFEGNVLFDTGAGLTMRVGKPFAEKNGLIEKIGKTVTTSGWGLNTNADHMLATIKSIEIDTFNLGSMVVEISTADSGVFSEGDYLGLVGNLISSRFDIIIDYKHMMIYLKPNEHYHNPFHFPVSGIELKEVETEIVVSSIVEESLAYQMGLRQDDRILSINESDSSNIDNLRKMLTKEGEKVKITFSKKEGESVNQIEIVLARML; encoded by the coding sequence TTGAAAAAGTATCATTTTCTGTCATTACTGTTCCTTATTTTGTTTGGAACGAAGCTTTGTGCTCAAATAGCAACTATGCCATTTGAAATGCACAACAGTCATATCATTCTAAAATTTAAGGATGCTACTGGTGTAGATAGAAGTTTTGTATTTGATACGGGTGCTGAGTGTACCGTATTTGATGCGAAACTTGCTGAAAAAATAGGCCTCAAACCAGATGGCCAGGTTACTGTAACCGGCGTGAGTGGTCGTCGTTCACTAGGTTATGTTTTAAATCAAAGCTTATTTCTATCTAAAGAAATATCGTTAAATAATATTCATTTTATTCTGTCTGATCTTTTACACATCGATCAGTCGTATGATGGGATCATCGGGTATGATTTACTTCAGAAATACATTGTGAAAATTGATTATATAAATCAAGAATTAGCATTCTTTGAAAGAGTTCAAGAGACCGATATTATGGAACACAAACCCATTGCATTTCAATTTTACAACGATACTAAAATACCTCAGTTTAATGTATCGATGACTTTAGAGAATAATGAAAAATTTGAAGGCAATGTTCTTTTTGATACAGGAGCAGGGCTAACCATGAGGGTAGGAAAACCCTTTGCAGAGAAAAATGGATTGATTGAAAAAATTGGTAAAACTGTTACAACTAGTGGGTGGGGGTTAAATACGAATGCGGATCATATGCTCGCTACTATAAAGTCTATCGAGATAGACACCTTCAATCTCGGCTCAATGGTCGTAGAGATATCCACTGCTGATTCAGGTGTTTTTAGCGAAGGTGATTACTTAGGACTAGTTGGTAACTTAATAAGCTCAAGATTTGATATTATCATCGATTACAAGCATATGATGATTTATCTAAAGCCAAATGAACATTATCACAACCCATTTCATTTTCCTGTAAGTGGTATAGAATTAAAAGAAGTGGAAACTGAGATTGTGGTCAGCAGTATTGTAGAAGAGTCTTTAGCATACCAAATGGGCTTGAGACAAGACGATCGTATTCTTTCGATTAATGAAAGTGATTCAAGCAATATCGACAACCTAAGAAAGATGCTAACAAAAGAAGGGGAAAAAGTAAAAATCACGTTTTCAAAAAAAGAAGGTGAATCGGTAAATCAGATTGAGATAGTCCTTGCAAGAATGCTATAG
- a CDS encoding dihydrolipoamide acetyltransferase family protein, translating to MATVEMVMPKMGESVMEGTVLAWLKNVGDTIEEDESILEVATDKVDTEIPATHAGVLKEVLAGEGDVIEVGKPIAIIETDGEAGGSTPTPAESQKESNPVEKAEEILETAISTASASNGISVPRTSDSGKFFSPLVRSIAKEEGISVGELESIGGSGKEGRVTKNDILNYVKTRKPGGIPAKATTSAASAMPSASHQPMPVAVDGGDEIIEMDRMRKMISERMVASKHISPHVTSFVEADVTKVVGWRNKVKNEFLSREGEKLTFTPILIEAIVRAIKDFPMINVQVDGTNIVKKKAINIGMATALPSGNLIVPVIHNADQLSLVGITKKVNDLAKRARENKLKPDELQGGTYTVSNVGSFGNVMGTPIIMQPQVAIMALGAIQKKPSVVETPEGDMIGIRSKMFLSHSYDHRVVDGALGGMFVRKVADYLEEYDLNRSI from the coding sequence ATGGCAACTGTAGAAATGGTCATGCCTAAGATGGGCGAAAGTGTGATGGAAGGAACTGTGCTTGCATGGTTGAAAAATGTGGGAGATACCATTGAAGAAGATGAATCGATCCTTGAAGTCGCTACAGACAAGGTTGATACAGAAATACCAGCTACACATGCAGGAGTATTAAAAGAGGTCTTGGCTGGTGAAGGTGATGTAATTGAGGTTGGAAAACCAATTGCGATCATTGAAACAGACGGTGAAGCCGGAGGATCCACCCCTACTCCTGCCGAAAGTCAAAAAGAGTCAAATCCTGTAGAAAAAGCAGAAGAAATTTTAGAAACTGCTATATCAACAGCCTCAGCAAGCAATGGAATATCTGTACCCAGAACATCTGATTCTGGAAAGTTTTTCTCACCTCTAGTAAGAAGCATTGCGAAGGAAGAAGGTATTTCTGTTGGCGAATTGGAATCTATCGGTGGCTCTGGCAAAGAAGGCAGAGTAACTAAGAATGATATTCTCAACTATGTAAAAACACGAAAACCAGGAGGAATACCGGCAAAAGCAACTACCTCCGCAGCTTCTGCTATGCCTTCAGCTTCACATCAACCTATGCCTGTGGCGGTAGATGGTGGCGATGAAATCATTGAGATGGATCGCATGCGTAAGATGATTTCAGAGAGGATGGTAGCGTCCAAGCATATCTCTCCTCATGTTACTTCTTTCGTAGAAGCTGATGTGACCAAAGTGGTTGGCTGGAGAAACAAGGTTAAGAATGAATTCTTAAGCAGAGAAGGTGAAAAACTAACGTTTACTCCCATTCTCATTGAAGCAATCGTCAGAGCAATCAAAGACTTTCCGATGATTAATGTTCAAGTTGATGGGACCAACATTGTTAAGAAAAAAGCAATCAATATTGGGATGGCAACCGCCCTTCCTAGTGGAAACTTAATTGTGCCTGTCATTCACAATGCAGATCAATTAAGCCTTGTTGGAATTACGAAGAAAGTCAATGATTTAGCCAAAAGAGCAAGAGAAAACAAACTGAAGCCTGATGAATTACAAGGTGGAACGTACACCGTTTCAAACGTAGGATCATTCGGCAATGTAATGGGCACTCCTATCATCATGCAACCACAGGTAGCTATCATGGCGCTGGGAGCCATTCAGAAGAAGCCTTCCGTTGTAGAAACTCCAGAAGGAGATATGATTGGGATCAGGAGTAAGATGTTCCTTTCTCATAGCTATGACCATCGTGTAGTAGATGGAGCTCTAGGAGGTATGTTTGTAAGGAAGGTAGCCGATTACCTAGAAGAATACGACCTGAATAGAAGTATATAA
- a CDS encoding cation diffusion facilitator family transporter has translation MAHSHHHHSHSEGNIKVAFFLNLGFAIIEIIGGLLTNSVAILSDALHDLGDSLSLGVSWYFARISQKGSNRDFSYGYKRFSVLGALINSIVLITGSIFIVVEAIPRLLNPIHPDTSGMILLAIGGVIVNGAAAFKLSHGKTINEKAVYTHLLEDILGWIAVLIGSIVMHFWDVPIIDPVLSILIALYILFNVFKNLKESFRIILQGTPIDIKIDEIHKTILGVPNVIDVHDCHIWSMDGEYHILSIHLIVSSKLSLAELRQIKVESKSRLISLGINHTTIEFETPEEKCEPC, from the coding sequence GTGGCGCACTCGCACCACCATCATAGTCATTCGGAAGGCAACATTAAAGTTGCCTTCTTCCTCAATCTTGGTTTTGCTATAATCGAGATTATTGGTGGACTATTGACCAATAGTGTCGCCATCCTTTCTGATGCCCTTCATGACTTAGGAGATAGTCTTTCATTAGGTGTATCATGGTACTTCGCACGAATATCCCAAAAAGGCAGCAATCGTGATTTTTCTTATGGCTACAAACGCTTTTCTGTTCTTGGTGCCCTGATTAACTCCATTGTACTCATAACTGGATCTATTTTTATTGTAGTCGAAGCGATTCCAAGATTACTTAACCCCATTCATCCGGATACTTCAGGGATGATCCTTCTTGCAATTGGTGGAGTGATTGTAAATGGAGCTGCTGCTTTCAAACTGAGTCATGGAAAAACAATAAATGAAAAAGCAGTTTATACACATTTGCTAGAGGACATACTCGGCTGGATAGCTGTTCTGATAGGTTCTATAGTTATGCATTTCTGGGATGTTCCAATCATTGATCCCGTTTTATCCATTTTAATAGCACTATATATCTTATTCAATGTCTTTAAAAACCTAAAAGAAAGTTTCAGAATCATTTTACAAGGAACTCCAATTGACATTAAAATCGATGAAATTCATAAGACTATCCTGGGTGTACCAAATGTAATTGATGTTCACGATTGTCATATTTGGTCAATGGACGGTGAATATCATATTCTTTCCATCCATTTGATCGTATCTAGCAAACTTTCCTTAGCGGAATTAAGGCAAATCAAAGTAGAATCAAAGAGTCGCCTGATCAGCTTAGGTATCAACCACACGACTATTGAGTTCGAAACTCCAGAAGAAAAGTGTGAACCTTGCTAA
- a CDS encoding lipid A deacylase LpxR family protein, producing MRKLILIALLGFSLESFSQKKYLIRELQVENENDAYTLNLSRDQYYSQGLAIRYRVLTDSTKWKSGTTKVIRSYDLNHRIYSPRHLFWENVEDMDRPYAGQLALAASNEYYYSKQSYLKLKLELGWMGPALRTGDLQFNWHKTFGMQLPLGWRYEINNAPIINAYGTYASTLATSKSIDLISESNLAFGTTFTHARQEFMMRLGNIRTIDYSTQYNGVLGIENDGPGQHEFYFFISPGLEYAAYNATIEGNLIGEESIYTETREPWIFQMRAGVMASWTKFDFALLYYRRTKETTEARFHKYVGIRMNQRF from the coding sequence ATGCGTAAACTAATTCTTATCGCTTTGTTGGGCTTTTCGCTAGAAAGCTTTTCTCAAAAAAAATACTTGATTCGAGAACTTCAAGTAGAAAATGAAAATGACGCCTACACACTTAACCTCAGCAGAGATCAATACTATAGCCAAGGACTAGCCATAAGATATCGGGTGTTGACTGATTCTACTAAATGGAAATCGGGCACAACGAAAGTCATCCGCTCATACGATTTGAATCATCGAATTTATAGCCCCAGACATTTGTTTTGGGAGAATGTTGAAGATATGGACAGGCCATATGCTGGTCAATTAGCCTTGGCTGCTTCGAATGAGTATTATTATTCTAAACAATCCTATTTAAAACTAAAACTTGAACTTGGCTGGATGGGACCAGCACTCAGAACAGGAGATCTACAATTCAACTGGCATAAAACTTTCGGTATGCAATTGCCATTAGGATGGCGATATGAAATTAACAACGCACCTATCATCAATGCCTATGGAACTTATGCAAGTACGCTCGCAACCAGTAAATCAATCGACTTAATATCAGAATCCAATCTGGCATTTGGCACAACATTTACGCATGCCAGGCAAGAGTTCATGATGCGATTGGGAAACATCAGAACCATCGATTATTCTACGCAATACAATGGGGTACTGGGCATTGAAAATGATGGTCCTGGACAACATGAGTTTTATTTCTTTATCAGTCCCGGACTTGAATATGCAGCATACAATGCCACCATAGAAGGGAACTTAATAGGCGAAGAGTCTATCTACACAGAAACACGTGAACCATGGATTTTTCAGATGCGTGCAGGAGTCATGGCTAGCTGGACAAAATTTGATTTTGCCTTGCTTTACTACAGACGTACCAAGGAAACTACCGAAGCTAGATTTCATAAGTACGTGGGCATTCGAATGAATCAGCGATTTTAA